The proteins below come from a single Saccharopolyspora sp. SCSIO 74807 genomic window:
- a CDS encoding F0F1 ATP synthase subunit epsilon, which yields MANMSVQLVAVERRLWSGEATAVVAQTTEGEIGILPNHEPMLGQLVEGGVVKITTSDQDTVTAAVQGGFLSVTADGVSVLAESAELAQEVDVARAREEAKGDDEEAKTRALSRLRAAGHSA from the coding sequence GTGGCCAACATGTCCGTCCAACTGGTCGCCGTGGAGCGCCGCCTGTGGTCCGGTGAAGCGACCGCGGTGGTGGCCCAGACGACCGAGGGTGAGATCGGCATCCTGCCGAACCACGAGCCGATGCTCGGCCAGCTGGTGGAGGGCGGCGTCGTCAAGATCACGACGTCCGACCAGGACACGGTGACCGCAGCGGTGCAGGGCGGGTTCCTGTCCGTGACCGCCGACGGGGTGAGTGTGCTGGCGGAGTCCGCGGAACTGGCCCAGGAGGTCGACGTCGCGCGTGCCCGCGAAGAGGCCAAGGGCGACGACGAAGAGGCCAAGACCAGGGCGCTGAGCCGACTGCGCGCGGCGGGGCACTCCGCCTGA
- a CDS encoding DUF2550 domain-containing protein — protein MGSAGVWSLAGAGLVLLLLVVGLSALFIARRRILQLRAGGIDVALRTRTGEGARGWHLGVAQYRGEEFTWYRVLSLRSGPNWMINRGDVEITARREPSLAESYTLPQASTVLHLTRQNGLELEVAMGADALTGFLSWLESAPPGHSVPWAS, from the coding sequence ATGGGCTCCGCGGGCGTGTGGTCTCTGGCCGGTGCAGGGCTGGTACTGCTCCTGCTGGTGGTCGGCCTGAGCGCGTTGTTCATCGCGCGGCGGCGGATCCTCCAGCTGCGCGCGGGCGGGATCGACGTGGCGCTGCGCACGCGCACCGGTGAAGGAGCCCGCGGTTGGCACCTCGGCGTCGCCCAGTACCGCGGTGAGGAGTTCACCTGGTACCGGGTGCTGAGCCTGCGCTCCGGTCCGAACTGGATGATCAACCGTGGGGACGTGGAGATCACCGCGCGGCGGGAGCCGTCGCTGGCCGAGTCCTACACGTTGCCGCAGGCGTCGACGGTGCTGCACCTGACGCGGCAGAACGGGCTGGAGCTCGAGGTGGCGATGGGTGCCGACGCGCTCACCGGATTCCTGTCCTGGCTGGAGTCCGCACCGCCCGGCCATTCGGTGCCCTGGGCTTCCTGA